A DNA window from Carnobacterium funditum DSM 5970 contains the following coding sequences:
- a CDS encoding transporter associated domain-containing protein codes for MFASNPFDSHLVEDIDDDYDETYNLIGKLTDNYYLVNGSTPLSKFNEYFKTKIKSNDVDSITGYFITQQGTIPRPREQNKIKYGQYRLTANNIERTRLLNLSVASLTDQEESVEQ; via the coding sequence ATTTTTGCAAGTAATCCATTCGATAGTCATCTAGTTGAAGATATAGACGATGACTATGATGAAACCTATAACTTAATCGGGAAACTTACAGATAATTACTATTTGGTAAATGGATCTACTCCGTTGTCAAAATTTAATGAATACTTTAAAACAAAGATTAAATCGAATGATGTCGATTCAATTACTGGTTATTTCATTACACAACAGGGGACTATTCCACGTCCTAGAGAGCAGAATAAAATTAAGTATGGTCAGTATCGTTTGACTGCAAATAATATTGAACGTACGCGTCTATTGAACTTGTCTGTAGCTAGTCTGACAGATCAAGAAGAATCCGTTGAACAATGA
- a CDS encoding IS30 family transposase: MTYTHITMDELVMIEAYYHQGIPVAKIAAYLNRTRTPINNVIRFFRAGHTAFEYYLRYKKNKKQCGREKVVLPEEQHLYIKEKVAEGWTPDVIIGRKEMTIDCSVRTLYRQFKEKTFDEATLPMKGKRKPTGHQERRGRQAYKRNISERIIDYPTFKEEFGPIEGDTIVGVRHKSAVITLVEILSKAIITLKPKGRKACDIESAMNQWFQSIPKKLFKSITFDCGKEFSNWKSLCNQHDVAIYFADPGTPSQRALNENSNGLLRKDGLPKEMDFNEVDQAFVSSVAHKRNIIPRKSLNYQTPLEVFMSYMDEDILYSLI, encoded by the coding sequence ATGACCTATACCCATATTACCATGGATGAACTAGTGATGATAGAAGCTTATTACCATCAAGGTATTCCAGTTGCTAAAATAGCTGCTTACTTGAATCGTACTCGAACACCGATTAATAATGTTATCAGGTTCTTCAGAGCAGGACATACAGCTTTCGAGTATTACCTACGGTATAAGAAAAACAAGAAGCAGTGTGGACGCGAAAAAGTTGTTTTACCAGAAGAACAACATCTTTATATCAAGGAAAAAGTAGCTGAAGGCTGGACGCCTGATGTCATTATTGGCCGTAAAGAAATGACAATAGACTGTTCCGTACGAACACTTTATAGACAATTTAAAGAAAAAACATTCGATGAAGCTACCCTTCCAATGAAAGGGAAAAGAAAGCCTACCGGACATCAAGAACGTAGAGGTAGACAAGCTTATAAACGAAATATCTCTGAAAGAATAATAGATTATCCAACATTTAAAGAAGAATTTGGTCCTATCGAAGGAGATACCATTGTAGGTGTCCGCCACAAAAGTGCGGTCATTACTCTAGTAGAGATTTTATCGAAAGCTATCATTACCTTAAAGCCCAAAGGGCGTAAAGCCTGCGACATTGAGAGTGCTATGAATCAATGGTTCCAATCCATACCAAAAAAATTATTCAAATCAATTACTTTTGATTGCGGTAAGGAGTTCTCCAACTGGAAATCTTTGTGCAACCAGCATGATGTCGCTATCTACTTCGCTGACCCTGGAACGCCTTCACAACGAGCTTTAAACGAGAATTCTAATGGGCTTCTTCGAAAAGATGGATTGCCAAAAGAAATGGATTTCAACGAAGTTGATCAGGCTTTCGTATCGTCTGTTGCACACAAACGGAATATAATTCCAAGAAAGTCATTAAATTACCAAACACCGCTGGAAGTTTTTATGAGTTACATGGATGAAGATATTTTGTATAGCTTAATTTGA
- a CDS encoding IS3 family transposase (programmed frameshift) encodes MAKYTFELKLEIIQAYLRGEGGYGTLATRFGVLHAYQVRMWVNSYKQFGEEGLMRKRKNNSYSIQFKTNAVELYLTTEMSYFELANFLEITNPSILTRWVKEYRHYGIQRLSKQQGRPPKVSDKKDKVIISEKLPNKVETTRIQELERQNRALQIEIALFKRIEEVASRGNSTRNEVISRIIHNLRRDFQLKEILEVLKFPKSTYMYWQKRFNRPNKDEEDEKLLLQIRKDHKDYGYRRAQKEMEKRGRKVNKKKVQRLIKKLKIQVHSYTRKSRKYSSYKGTVGRIAKNNIHRRFYTNVVHQKITTDTTEFKYFETDKNGVIRQGKLYLDPFLDMYNSEIISYRISKRPTALAIMGALEEAIEATSNCHYRRTFHSDQGWAYQMKSYSYKLKEHKIFQSMSRKGNCLDNSPIENFFGILKQEIYYGEVYRSFNELKQAIESYIEYYNNERMKSKLNWMSPIQFREQQTVLLNDYSA; translated from the exons ATGGCAAAATATACATTTGAACTTAAACTAGAAATCATTCAAGCCTATTTACGTGGTGAAGGGGGATATGGAACACTAGCGACTAGGTTTGGGGTTTTACACGCATACCAGGTTCGTATGTGGGTTAATAGTTATAAACAGTTTGGCGAAGAAGGACTTATGAGAAAAAGGAAAAATAATTCTTATTCTATTCAATTCAAAACAAATGCGGTAGAATTATATTTAACTACAGAGATGTCCTACTTTGAATTAGCGAATTTCCTTGAAATCACTAATCCTTCTATTCTTACACGTTGGGTAAAGGAATATCGTCATTATGGTATTCAAAGGCTCTCTAAACAACAAGGGAGGCCACCGAAGGTGTCTGATAAAAAAGATAAAGTCATTATCTCTGAAAAGCTGCCTAATAAAGTAGAAACAACCCGAATCCAAGAACTTGAAAGACAAAACCGCGCTTTACAAATTGAGATTGCTT TGTTTAAAAGAATTGAGGAGGTTGCGTCGCGAGGAAACTCGACTAGAAATGAAGTTATCTCAAGAATCATCCACAACCTCCGAAGAGACTTCCAATTAAAAGAAATTCTTGAGGTTCTTAAATTTCCAAAATCAACTTACATGTATTGGCAAAAGAGATTCAATCGGCCTAATAAGGATGAAGAAGATGAAAAATTATTACTTCAAATTCGTAAAGATCATAAGGATTATGGGTATCGTCGTGCACAAAAAGAGATGGAAAAGCGAGGACGCAAAGTAAATAAAAAGAAAGTTCAACGATTAATTAAAAAGCTAAAAATCCAAGTACACTCTTATACTCGTAAATCACGTAAGTATAGTTCGTATAAGGGGACTGTTGGTCGCATAGCGAAAAATAATATCCACCGCCGGTTCTATACTAATGTAGTTCATCAAAAAATCACAACGGATACGACTGAATTCAAATACTTTGAGACGGATAAAAACGGTGTTATCCGTCAGGGAAAGCTCTATTTAGACCCTTTCTTAGATATGTATAATAGTGAGATCATCTCTTATCGTATTTCAAAAAGACCTACTGCATTAGCAATAATGGGGGCTCTTGAAGAGGCTATCGAAGCTACAAGTAACTGCCATTATAGACGTACCTTTCATTCTGATCAAGGTTGGGCCTATCAAATGAAAAGCTACTCCTATAAATTAAAAGAACACAAAATTTTTCAAAGTATGTCCCGTAAGGGAAACTGTCTAGATAATTCACCAATCGAGAATTTTTTTGGAATACTCAAACAAGAAATTTATTATGGCGAAGTTTACCGCAGCTTTAATGAATTAAAACAAGCAATAGAAAGTTATATCGAGTATTACAATAACGAACGGATGAAGAGTAAATTAAACTGGATGAGCCCTATTCAATTTAGAGAACAACAAACTGTACTCCTTAATGATTACTCTGCTTGA